The following coding sequences lie in one Halorarum halophilum genomic window:
- a CDS encoding dihydropteroate synthase: protein MRTVDAAGLEIGDEHPPRIMGVLNVSEKSPYSPSVFDDPGEAAAYVDEELVGEGADIVDVGLETANKRFEVLTAEDELDRLDTAIQAIESVSGDAVFSIETRYHEVADAALSRGFDAVNDICGFADPEMPRVCEEHDAAVVKMASPPDLERPGAVEDVDDIYEALARNGFTDKTILDPAFGGWSEAKTLEDDRETFRRLREFRGYGRPLLVSINRKNFLREVAGRDTEGALPVSLAATSMAVERGAHVIRTHDVAETRDAALIGKEFARRRVSREDDVSVEELDVTTPGEAARHVDRLGGEPAVAADAVTRVFEFDGLSPAETGALRAAAAETRAVAVIGADEAAALLVGTPAALERASRAASGVSDPLDAALATFGSSDE from the coding sequence ATGCGAACCGTGGACGCCGCCGGGCTGGAGATCGGCGACGAACACCCGCCCCGGATCATGGGCGTGCTCAACGTCTCCGAGAAATCGCCGTACTCGCCCAGCGTCTTCGACGACCCCGGCGAGGCGGCCGCCTACGTGGACGAGGAACTGGTCGGCGAGGGCGCCGACATCGTGGACGTCGGGCTCGAGACTGCGAACAAGCGATTCGAGGTGCTGACGGCCGAGGATGAACTTGACCGGCTCGACACCGCCATTCAGGCCATCGAGTCTGTCTCCGGCGACGCGGTCTTCTCCATCGAGACGCGCTACCACGAGGTCGCCGACGCGGCGCTCTCCAGGGGGTTCGACGCGGTGAACGACATCTGCGGCTTCGCCGACCCGGAGATGCCCCGGGTGTGCGAGGAGCACGACGCGGCCGTCGTCAAGATGGCGTCGCCGCCGGACCTCGAACGACCCGGCGCAGTCGAGGACGTGGACGACATCTACGAGGCGCTGGCGCGGAACGGTTTCACCGACAAGACCATCCTCGACCCAGCCTTCGGCGGCTGGTCGGAGGCGAAGACGCTCGAGGACGACCGCGAGACGTTCCGCAGGCTTCGGGAGTTCCGCGGCTACGGCCGGCCGCTCCTCGTCTCCATCAACCGCAAGAACTTCCTCCGGGAGGTCGCCGGCCGCGACACCGAGGGGGCGCTCCCCGTCTCGCTTGCCGCAACGTCGATGGCCGTCGAGCGCGGCGCGCACGTGATCCGCACCCACGACGTCGCCGAGACGCGCGACGCGGCGCTGATCGGGAAGGAGTTCGCCCGGCGCCGAGTAAGCCGCGAGGACGATGTCTCGGTCGAGGAACTGGACGTGACGACGCCGGGCGAGGCGGCCCGCCACGTGGATCGGCTCGGCGGCGAACCGGCCGTCGCGGCCGACGCCGTGACGCGGGTGTTCGAGTTCGACGGGCTCTCCCCCGCCGAGACCGGCGCCCTCCGTGCGGCGGCGGCCGAGACCCGCGCCGTCGCCGTGATCGGGGCCGACGAGGCGGCCGCGTTACTCGTGGGAACGCCCGCCGCGCTCGAACGCGCTTCACGGGCGGCATCGGGCGTCTCCGACCCTCTCGACGCCGCGCTTGCCACATTCGGGTCCTCGGACGAGTGA